From one Humulus lupulus chromosome 8, drHumLupu1.1, whole genome shotgun sequence genomic stretch:
- the LOC133796641 gene encoding RING-H2 finger protein ATL5-like — protein sequence MVGGGMNLITTVIGFGMSATFIVFVCTRIICGRLRRNESRPMFEIESRIDLEQPEHQASGLEPVLVAAIPTMKFNHEAFSSIEDTQCSICLGEYQEKEVLRIMPKCGHNFHLSCIDVWLRKQSTCPVCRLPLQESMGTKHGRPVMFTSAQSFDESENTPHEHSHQWLLPGPERSSVANISNQSHIELERSSVANISNHSEAEPTTSGQSETRQ from the exons ATGGTGGGTGGAGGCATGAATTTGATTACTACTGTTATTGGGTTTGGTATGAGCGCAACATTTATTGTATTTGTTTGCACAAGAATAATTTGTGGGAGACTTCGGAGGAACGAATCCCGGCCTATGTTCGAGATTGAATCCAGGATTGATCTTGAACAG CCAGAGCACCAGGCTAGTGGCCTTGAACCTGTTTTGGTTGCTGCAATTCCTACTATGAAATTCAACCATGAGGCCTTCAGTTCTATAGAAGACACACA GTGCTCAATATGTTTGGGTGAGTATCAAGAGAAAGAAGTGCTAAGAATTATGCCCAAATGTGGCCATAATTTTCACCTCTCTTGCATCGATGTATGGCTAAGAAAACAGTCTACTTGTCCAGTTTGCCGTTTGCCATTACAAGAGTCTATGGGAACAAAACATGGCAGACCAGTAATGTTCACTTCGGCTCAGTCTTTTGATGAGTCTGAAAATACCCCACATGAACATTCTCATCAGTGGCTATTACCTGGCCCTGAACGATCATCAGTGGCAAACATTAGCAACCAAAGTCATATAGAATTAGAACGATCATCTGTGGCAAACATTAGCAACCACTCTGAAGCTGAACCGACTACCTCTGGACAATCAGAAACAAGGCAATGA
- the LOC133796644 gene encoding probable xyloglucan endotransglucosylase/hydrolase protein 32, giving the protein MADPALHPETPPLHRTQPLEEIAIDYTPEACNHCAESNSITLTYDHRGGARWRTTTRFRYGTFSAQIRCPGGNTSGLNFNLYLSTLEGDKSQDEIDFEFLGKDRTIVQTNFYNAGTGKREKIHHLGFDCSDGFHLYVIKWAPDSIEWLIDGEIIRKEERKESLGFPHRPMFLYASIWDASKVAKGRWTGSYVGCDAPYHCLYKEIHVPAAGTAVVEDF; this is encoded by the coding sequence ATGGCGGACCCAGCTCTCCACCCAGAGACTCCACCACTTCACCGGACCCAACCCCTCGAAGAGATCGCCATAGACTACACCCCAGAGGCATGCAATCACTGCGCCGAGTCCAATTCCATTACCCTCACCTACGATCACCGCGGCGGAGCTCGGTGGCGCACCACCACGCGCTTCCGCTACGGCACATTCAGCGCCCAAATCCGTTGCCCCGGAGGCAACACCAGTGGTCTTAATTTCAATCTCTACCTCTCGACACTCGAAGGGGACAAGTCTCAAGACGAAATCGATTTCGAGTTCTTGGGCAAAGACCGTACCATTGTTCAGACCAACTTTTACAACGCCGGCACCGGTAAACGAGAAAAGATCCACCATCTGGGATTCGATTGCTCGGATGGATTCCACTTGTACGTCATCAAGTGGGCCCCCGATTCGATCGAGTGGCTGATCGATGGGGAAATTATCAGGAAGGAGGAGAGGAAAGAAAGCCTGGGTTTTCCTCACAGACCCATGTTTCTATATGCCTCGATTTGGGACGCTAGCAAGGTTGCGAAAGGGAGGTGGACTGGGTCTTACGTGGGCTGCGATGCACCTTATCATTGTCTCTACAAGGAGATTCATGTGCCTGCTGCTGGGACTGCCGTTGTTGAAGATTTCTGA
- the LOC133796642 gene encoding uncharacterized protein LOC133796642 — MQDPRMLQPDEISNHKPRKKKTPHRKAPMLAANAGQDVQGSMPMKAVPKAPKRNVTNVVSPLVHQSDRSNSDSVPDSSTSGNDYRALRRKYLLLEEESCSLGGDLRAIEEEVNTLENEKLALLDKLVVLEGLVDPSELQSQGKL, encoded by the coding sequence ATGCAGGATCCAAGGATGTTACAACCTGATGAAATATCGAATCATAAGCCTCGAAAGAAGAAGACACCACACCGAAAGGCTCCTATGCTTGCTGCCAATGCAGGTCAAGATGTACAAGGTTCTATGCCGATGAAAGCAGTGCCAAAGGCTCCTAAAAGAAATGTGACGAATGTGGTTTCTCCATTGGTTCACCAATCAGATAGGTCAAACTCAGATTCTGTGCCGGATTCTTCAACTTCTGGGAACGATTATCGAGCACTCAGGCGGAAGTATTTGCTGCTTGAGGAAGAGAGTTGCTCACTGGGGGGAGACTTGAGAGCAATCGAAGAGGAGGTTAACACCCTTGAAAATGAGAAGCTTGCACTCTTGGACAAGCTTGTTGTGTTAGAGGGCCTGGTTGATCCTTCCGAGTTGCAGTCTCAAGGGAAATTATAA